One Alcaligenes ammonioxydans DNA segment encodes these proteins:
- a CDS encoding YegP family protein — MKFVLYKDKGGEWRWRFKAANGNIICVSSEGYTSKQSAQNSIESVKKGIPDAPVVEE, encoded by the coding sequence ATGAAATTTGTGCTTTACAAGGACAAAGGGGGTGAATGGCGCTGGCGGTTCAAGGCGGCAAACGGCAATATTATTTGCGTCAGCTCGGAAGGCTATACCAGTAAGCAGAGTGCTCAAAACAGTATTGAGTCGGTCAAGAAAGGAATACCGGATGCGCCAGTTGTGGAGGAATAG
- a CDS encoding Lrp/AsnC family transcriptional regulator: protein MNMVTSSKGKPLLPTLDDTDLACLIALQAEPRASWRELGAAAGIAERTVGRRIKRLLETGALRVIAETDPLTTGKGVVLHAWMRCHAGQVPFVAEKLAQMENCQLVVTLAGSADLMAELTLADEADMPELVTRSLPCMPGVEHVDARLVLRSFRRAGQWRIQAKPADTTDSHSTHAPLALTEAEHRIANGLKRDGRASLADLAEQAGVSEPTAQRLLQHLVERKALSFRVEVEPALVGFPVEAVVSIQVRPQAVNTLAAHLAQDPNTRCLFGTSGPSQLFWHVLCRDSLQLWDVVTRRLGEIEGVLNSNVAVVMQAHKRCGIVRSQDNAQEQKMEHE, encoded by the coding sequence TTGCTACCCACTCTCGATGACACCGATCTGGCCTGCCTGATTGCCTTGCAGGCAGAGCCACGCGCCTCCTGGCGAGAGCTCGGCGCGGCCGCCGGCATCGCCGAACGTACAGTGGGAAGACGGATCAAGCGCCTTTTGGAAACAGGCGCCCTGCGCGTCATTGCCGAAACCGACCCGTTGACCACTGGCAAGGGGGTGGTCTTGCATGCCTGGATGCGCTGTCATGCCGGACAAGTTCCTTTCGTGGCCGAAAAACTGGCCCAAATGGAAAACTGCCAATTGGTGGTCACCTTGGCAGGCTCCGCAGACTTGATGGCCGAACTGACACTTGCCGATGAGGCAGACATGCCCGAACTGGTGACCCGCAGCCTTCCCTGCATGCCCGGCGTCGAGCATGTCGATGCACGCCTGGTACTACGCTCGTTTCGACGGGCAGGTCAGTGGCGCATACAGGCCAAGCCAGCGGACACGACCGACAGCCACTCCACGCACGCTCCCCTGGCACTGACCGAAGCCGAACACCGAATCGCGAATGGGTTAAAAAGGGATGGTCGGGCCAGCCTGGCCGATTTGGCCGAGCAGGCTGGCGTAAGCGAACCGACCGCGCAACGGCTTTTACAGCATCTGGTAGAGCGTAAAGCGCTATCTTTCCGGGTCGAAGTGGAGCCCGCTTTGGTAGGCTTTCCGGTTGAAGCTGTGGTTTCGATACAAGTGCGCCCTCAGGCGGTCAATACGCTGGCAGCACACCTGGCCCAGGACCCCAATACCCGTTGTCTCTTTGGCACCAGTGGCCCTTCCCAACTTTTCTGGCACGTGCTGTGCCGCGACAGCCTCCAGCTTTGGGATGTAGTGACGCGTCGGCTGGGGGAAATAGAAGGCGTGCTCAACAGCAACGTGGCTGTGGTCATGCAGGCCCACAAGCGCTGCGGCATCGTACGCAGCCAAGATAACGCCCAAGAACAAAAAATGGAGCACGAATGA